Proteins encoded within one genomic window of Calonectris borealis chromosome 1, bCalBor7.hap1.2, whole genome shotgun sequence:
- the RASL11A gene encoding ras-like protein family member 11A, producing MRLPSMSQPFLLAPIAECAPGPPGAQVRLAVLGARGVGKSAMIVRFLTKRFIGDYEPNTGNLYSRLVRLEGDHVAVQIQDTPGCIQVQEDCVQVLDSLSRCVKWAEGFLLVYSITDYSSYQSIRPLYQHIRKVHPDARTPIIIVGNKADLLHARQVQAKEGLQLANELGSLFLEISTSDDSQGVCDVFQYLCKEVSKLQHAGSMDRRRLSIIPRPKSPNMQDLKRRFKQALSSKVK from the exons ATGCGCCTGCCGAGCATGTCCCAGCCATTCCTGCTGGCGCCCATCGCCGAGtgcgccccggggccgcccggcgcCCAGGTTCGCCTTGCGGTGCTGGGCGCCCGCGGCGTCGGCAAGAGCG CGATGATCGTGCGGTTCCTGACGAAGCGGTTCATCGGGGACTACGAGCCCAACACAG GCAACCTCTACTCCAGGCTGGTCCGTCTGGAGGGGGACCACGTTGCCGTGCAGATCCAAGACACGCCGGGCTGCATCCAG GTGCAGGAGGACTGCGTGCAGGTGCTGGACTCCCTGTCCAGGTGTGTGAAGTGGGCAGAGGGCTTCCTCCTGGTCTACTCCATCACAGACTACAGCAGCTACCAGTCCATCCGACCTCTCTACCAGCACATACGCAAGGTCCACCCAGATGCCAGGACTCCCATCATTATCGTGGGGAACAAGGCAGACCTCCTCCACGCCAGGCAAGTACAGGCGAAAGAGGGACTACAGCTGGCAAATgaactgggcagcctgttcttgGAAATCTCCACGAGTGACGACTCCCAGGGCGTCTGTGATGTTTTCCAGTATCTTTGCAAGGAGGTCAGCAAACTGCAGCACGCCGGCAGCATGGACAGGAGGCGGTTGTCCATCATCCCTCGGCCCAAATCTCCCAACATGCAAGATCTAAAGAGACGTTTCAAACAGGCTTTATCTTCCAAAGTCAAATAA